TCCTCGGCGGCCTGGGCCTGGCCGCGGGGCTGCTCACTCCGCTGGCGGCGGCGGCCGCGATCGGGGTGATGTTCCACGCCATGGTGGTGGCGCCCCAGTACAGCCTGTGGCCGGCCGGTCCGCCGTCGTTCGCCTACCCCATGCTCCTCGCCGTCGCCGCGGTCGCCATCGCCGCCGTGGGCCCCGGCAGCATCTCGCTGGACACCTTCTTCCCCTGGCGCAACGGCGGCTGGATCCCGTTCTGTGTCGCCCTGGGCCTCGGTGTGCTCGGGGGCGCGCTGGTGCTGGTGTTCGTGTGAGAGCGGAGCCCGGGTCGCGGGTCGTCCCGCTCACGCCGGGCGGCTCCCGGCAGGCAGACATGAGGCGAGGCCCGGTCACGACGCTGGCGTTCGTGTGAGAGCGGAGCCCGGGCCGCGGGTCGTCCCGCTCACGCCGGGCGGCTCCCGGCAGGCAGACATGAGGCGAGGCCCGGTCACGACGCTGGCGTTCGTGTGAGAGCGGAGCCCGGGCCGCGGGTCGTCCCGCTCACGCCGGGCGGCTCCCGGCAGGCAGACATGAGGCGAGGCCCGGTCACGACAGCCGGCGCGCCCTCCCACGAAACCGCACGGCGTCACACCGGGCCGCACCCACGCCGCCGACCGCACGACCGGCACGCTCATCAGCCCGCCGATCGCCACGCCGGTCCGAGGCTCACCGCGTCGATCACCCGGCCTCGACGATCACCACGCCGGTCCGCGATCACGACACCCGTCGGCTACATACCCTGCCACTCCGGCTTGTTCGCATAGGTGTGCCGGAAGTAGTCCGCCAGCTTCAGCTTGGACGCGGCGGCCTCGTCGACCACCACGGTGGCGTGCGGGTGCAACTGCAGCGCCGAGGCCGGGCACACCGCCGCGACCGGTCCCTCCACCGTCGCCGCGACCGCGTCCGCCTTCCCCTCACCCGTCGCCAGCAGCACCAGGTGCCGGGCCTCGAGGATCGTCCCGATGCCCTGGGTGATGACGTGATGCGGCACCTGGTCGATGTCGCCGTCGAAGAACCGCGCGTTGTCGATCCGCGTCTGCTCAGTCAGCGTCTTGATCCGGGTGCGCGAGGCGAGTGAGGAGCACGGCTCGTTGAAGCCGATGTGCCCGTCCGTCCCGATCCCCAGCAACTGCAGGTCCACCCCGCCGGCCTCGGCCAGCGCCCGGTCGTACGCCGTGCACGCGGCGGGGACGTCCTCGGCCGTCCCGTCGGGCCCCATGAACGCGTCCATCTCGATCGCGAGCGGTTCCAGCACCTCACGCCGCAGCACCGACCGGTACGACTCCGGATGCTCGGCGGGCAGGCCCACGTACTCGTCGAGCTGCGCTATCCGCGCCCGTGAGGTGTCCACCGTGCCGGACCGCACCCTGGCCGCCAGCGCCTGGTAGACGGGCAGCGGCGTCGAGCCGGTGGCCACGCCGAGCAGGGCGTCGGGCTTGCGCCCGAGCAGCTCCGCCATGGCCTCGGCGATCAACTCGCCGCCCGCCTCGGCGTCGGGAACGATGACAACTTCCACGCTGGGCCTGCCGATCTGGAGAGGGGACTCGAAGGGCACCCGGAAGGGGCCATGTGGTTTAGACCAATCTAACAGAGAGGGTGTGTCCTGACCCAGGCGAAGACAAGCCCTCCAGGACGTCTTTAGGGGAGGCGCGAACCGGGGTGAGGGAGTGGAATGGTGCTGTCGGAAGCCACGGCGGCGCTTCGAAGAAGAGCACGTCAGCGCTTCGGTGAACGCACGGCAGCGCTCCGGCGAACCCACGGCATCGCACCGGCGGGAGCCGACATCGCTCCGGCGTGCGCGGGCAGCGCTCCGGCGGGAAAACACGACGGCGCCGCACCGCACCACCGCGATGCGGCCACAGTGACACTGGGCCGACGCAGACGCAGAGGAAGTCACATGACCGCCACGACCCCGTACCCTCACGACCCCCACGCCCCCCACAGCGAGGTCCCCGGCCGGATCATGGCGCGTGAGATGGGCCAGCAGCCCGCGGTACTGCGCCGGATCCTGGAGAAAGGGGTTCCCGCCATCCGCCAGGTGGCCCAGGACATCGCCGCCCGCGCACCCCGCTTCGTCCTGCTGACCGCCCGCGGCACCTCCGACAACGCCGCCCTCTACGCCAAGTACCTCCTGGAAATCCGCCTCGGCCTGCCCTGCGGCCTCACCTCGATGTCCACCACCACGGCCTACGGCGCCCGCCCCGACCTCACCGACGTCCTCGTCGTCACCGTCAGCCAGTCCGGCGGTTCCCCCGACCTGGTCGCCTCCACCCGGGCCGCCCGCGAGGCCGGCGCGATCACCCTCGCGGTGACCAACCATCCCGACTCCGCGCTGGCCGGCGTCTCCGAGTACCACATCGACATCCTGGCCGGTCCGGAGAAGGCGCTCCCCGCGACGAAGACGTACACCGCCTCACTCCTCGCGCTCTACCTCTTCGTCGAGGGACTGCGCGGCGGCGACGGCGCTCCGGCGAAGGTGCTGCCCGACCTCGCCGAGCACCTGCTCGCCCGGCACGGCGAGATCCGCACCCTGGCCGCCCGCTACCGCTTCGCCGAGCGCATGGTGATCACCTCGCGCGGCTACGGCTACCCCACGGCCAAGGAGGCGGCCCTGAAGCTGATGGAGACCAGCTACATCCCCGCCCTCTCCTACTCCGGCGCCGACCTTCTGCACGGCCCGCTCGCCATGGTCGACAACGTCTCCCCGGTCATCGCGGTGGTCCCCGACGGCAAGGGCGGGCAGGCGCTCCAGCCCGTCCTCGACCGGTTGCGCGGCCGGGGCGCCGACCTGGTCGTCATCGGCCCCAGGAGCCAGGTCGAGGTCGCCTCCGCCGGTTTCGTCCTGCCCACCGAGGAGGTCGCCGAGGAGGTCCAGCCCATCCTGGAGATCGTCCCCCTGCAGTTGCTCGCCCACGAGGTCGCGATCGCCCGCGGCCAGGACCCGGACGCCCCCCGCGCCCTGGCGAAGGTGACGGAGACGCACTGAACAGGGGTCGCGGGCGGGTACGGCATCACGACAGTCAAATCAGTACGAAAGCGAACATAGTCGTGGGTCGTTCCGTCCCCGGCGTCGACATCGGGCCCGTCGCCCGCCGCACCGGCGCGGTGATGCGGGGCGTGTCCCCACAGGCGTGCGACGGCGCGAGCCGCGAGGAACTGGAGGCTCTCGCGGAAATTGCCATGGCCCATCTGGCCCCGTACATGAGCCGGGCGGGTTAGGCTGCGAAGCGCCAACTCCACACAGCCTTCAACAACAAACCGCCCCCGACGCATGGACACGGCAAAGTGGTCTAGTCCAGAATGCGTGAGGGACGCAAACACCAAGAGCCTCCGTCTTCCCCGCACAGGAAGGCGGACCGAGGAACCGGTGCTCTCTGCCCTGACTGCCCCGGCTCCTCATCCTTCGGCCGACCGGGACCGCACACCCCACGGCCGATGCTGCTCCGGGCTGCGGTGCCGGGAGGGTTGAGGGTCCCTCCCAGGCGCCGCGGCCCGCGGGTGTCTCCGGGCCGTACCGTCACTTTTAGGACCTGCACAGACCCCCGGGTACGCTCGCAGACGTGCCCTCCATGAACGAACTGGTCCGCCAGCACACCGCCCTCGACGACTCCGATCTCGAGTGGCTCCATCTGCTGGTCTCGGAGTGGCAGCTGCTCTCCGACCTGTCCTTCGCCGACCTGGTCCTGTGGGTTCCCACCCGCGACGGCACCCGTTATGTCTCCGTCGCGCAGATGCGGCCCAACACCGGTCCCACCTCCTACCAGGACGACATGGTCGGCCACCTCGTCCCGCGCGGCCGCCGCCCGATGCTGGACGCCGCGCTCGACGAGGGCAGGATCGTGCGCGAGGGCGACCCGGAGTGGCGCGAGGAGGTCCCGGTCCGGGTCGAGTCGATCCCGGTGCGACGGGAAGGACGCGTCCTCGGTGTCATCGCCCGCAACACCAACCTCCTCACCGTGCGCACCCCGAGCCGTCTGGAGCTCACGTACCTCCAGAGCGCCTCGGACCTGGCACAGATGATCGCGGCCGGCGCCTTCCCCTTCGCGAACCAGCAGCTCGACATGGATGCCTCGCCCCGCGTGGGCGACGGCCTGATCCGGCTCGACGCGGACGGCATCGTCCAGTACGCCTCCCCGAACGCGCTGTCCGCCTACCACCGTATGGGCCTCGCCGCCGACCTGGTCGGCCACCACCTGGGCCGTACGACCGCCGAACTCGCACCCACCCGGGGGCCGGTGGACGAAGCGCTGGCCAAGGTGGCCAGCGGATGGGCGCCGCGCGAGTTCGAGATCGAGGCCAACGACGGGGTCATCCAGTTCCGGGCCATTCCGCTCAAGCCCAAGGGCACCCGCATCGGTTCGCTCGTGCTGCTCCGGGACGTCACCGAACTGCGCCGCCGCGAGAGGGAGTTGATCACCAAGGACGCGACCATCCGGGAAATCCACCACCGGGTGAAGAACAACCTCCAGACGGTGGCCGCCCTGCTGCGCCTGCAGGCCCGCCGCATCGAGTCCGAGCGGGGCCGCGCGGCCCTGGACGAGGCGGTGCGCCGGGTCGGCTCCATCGCGATCGTGCACGAGACGCTCTCCCAGAACCTGGACGAGCGCGTGGAGTTCGACGAGATCGCCGACCGGGTGCTGGCGATGGTCGCCGAGATCTCCCCGGGCAAGGTCACCGGCCGGCGCAGCGGCCGCTTCGGCATCCTG
This region of Streptomyces chromofuscus genomic DNA includes:
- a CDS encoding DoxX family membrane protein, giving the protein MTPLTPRSRESAALDRGPSPPVVGAADVGILLLRLAAGLILAGSGSQKLFGLFGGAGLDATGKGFAEQGYEPGVFFAGLAGASELLGGLGLAAGLLTPLAAAAAIGVMFHAMVVAPQYSLWPAGPPSFAYPMLLAVAAVAIAAVGPGSISLDTFFPWRNGGWIPFCVALGLGVLGGALVLVFV
- a CDS encoding SIS domain-containing protein, whose amino-acid sequence is MTATTPYPHDPHAPHSEVPGRIMAREMGQQPAVLRRILEKGVPAIRQVAQDIAARAPRFVLLTARGTSDNAALYAKYLLEIRLGLPCGLTSMSTTTAYGARPDLTDVLVVTVSQSGGSPDLVASTRAAREAGAITLAVTNHPDSALAGVSEYHIDILAGPEKALPATKTYTASLLALYLFVEGLRGGDGAPAKVLPDLAEHLLARHGEIRTLAARYRFAERMVITSRGYGYPTAKEAALKLMETSYIPALSYSGADLLHGPLAMVDNVSPVIAVVPDGKGGQALQPVLDRLRGRGADLVVIGPRSQVEVASAGFVLPTEEVAEEVQPILEIVPLQLLAHEVAIARGQDPDAPRALAKVTETH
- the nagB gene encoding glucosamine-6-phosphate deaminase gives rise to the protein MEVVIVPDAEAGGELIAEAMAELLGRKPDALLGVATGSTPLPVYQALAARVRSGTVDTSRARIAQLDEYVGLPAEHPESYRSVLRREVLEPLAIEMDAFMGPDGTAEDVPAACTAYDRALAEAGGVDLQLLGIGTDGHIGFNEPCSSLASRTRIKTLTEQTRIDNARFFDGDIDQVPHHVITQGIGTILEARHLVLLATGEGKADAVAATVEGPVAAVCPASALQLHPHATVVVDEAAASKLKLADYFRHTYANKPEWQGM
- a CDS encoding sensor histidine kinase; translated protein: MNELVRQHTALDDSDLEWLHLLVSEWQLLSDLSFADLVLWVPTRDGTRYVSVAQMRPNTGPTSYQDDMVGHLVPRGRRPMLDAALDEGRIVREGDPEWREEVPVRVESIPVRREGRVLGVIARNTNLLTVRTPSRLELTYLQSASDLAQMIAAGAFPFANQQLDMDASPRVGDGLIRLDADGIVQYASPNALSAYHRMGLAADLVGHHLGRTTAELAPTRGPVDEALAKVASGWAPREFEIEANDGVIQFRAIPLKPKGTRIGSLVLLRDVTELRRRERELITKDATIREIHHRVKNNLQTVAALLRLQARRIESERGRAALDEAVRRVGSIAIVHETLSQNLDERVEFDEIADRVLAMVAEISPGKVTGRRSGRFGILDAEVATPLSMVLTEVLQNALEHGFREGDTGTVEVSAVRGGTTKEARLLVTVQDDGVGLPEGFDPRTSGNLGLQIVRTLVEGELGGTFDMVPAPERGTQVILDIPVRAQK